From Callithrix jacchus isolate 240 chromosome 3, calJac240_pri, whole genome shotgun sequence, a single genomic window includes:
- the C3H4orf54 gene encoding uncharacterized protein C4orf54 homolog isoform X2: MLWRKGTRLHKKQHMLSFHFWESRGQPTDAAFSVADGIQIPLCGRRCQANNWTGQLSYRTLATVSARAAAPQPQTTSATPSRSLPASFRLAAAPPQGLKNWEVVAAVPTALGPVQTRGTLLRATLQPLQSQRGTQDFPSAHHCLFLWLKRGQGLIMETAPPEPNSEARQEEVGVGVSSAQDSQELKQQLWPLPKPSASSQREAKYVEMCASAEVQRESPRTMKLTLGHCPGGQRALRSPKEKAQDEPSSQKCKSPSPQKNPASSELARSQHSASEEGGNFSSSSSSSPVNKAKEDGLSKMEDSTTSTGALATSSSSLGFESESGESEVCQPLGGEVGKKTGGGEVGGKGEGRGGGGGAGDGTECRDIIAKSQGSRDPPKVEDAHYITTHEIQLSEVEQDMDFDVGLASRWDFEDNNVIYSFVDYASFGGSDETPGDITSPTEEDDDNSCYLSTTPSTNTTRTPSPTSSDLARPNAGHSGLNNSSTEVGSGPSDSGPTPPPTEPGTATQSESLPETPEVASGAAAAAASSCGSAASQILLSIKPASRAINEPSNVHAKQNIIYAAKHEGDMSLRVSTAAEHNSSSLKQNPAAAVAQDHAKKFIAVPARLQTRCGAIRAKELVDYSSGASSAVSELDDADKEVRNLTSRAFRSLAYPYFEALNISSRESSTTLSEVGFGRWSTFLDLKCGGVGARVEQSLLRSSAASVAAGLRKGSGARATADQLYIQSKKSQTKALEFVVSKVEGEIKHVETPLCFQKQVQTDSRIVSLLEPLNLRSDSKASLAPGPSRATKGPGKGPGSAYTDDGSETSEGSKPSRADGPQKSKFASSLLKNVISKKMQREHEFKMERGEVTDTSHHLAATSKEMEGALGSERQRERGLQRQNSRHSEAGSEYTVVSVSDAGGEGSVAGTKSPIFKASTPRERSAGPSRNFTDGHIEVCEIKKSASETVKGIFLRSQNSAFRSWKEKEAEKREEQAPIRKLKLPKGDLGEISASKNTIMSRLFVPNIQQTPKDKQPGKQATKYPAAQATSTAVIRPKAPEIKIRLGSVQQPSSDFNIAKLLTPKLAGGSASNLFKTIEDNSRAQQKLFRGDNLEKVPHFQVRDIRDKSKAQGPLHQVRDVRKLIKGSGDSSDKGSVTPEQGLTGPKPRQLSAAAGGSGSLSPMVITCQAVVNQREDSMDREPRESMGKGGGSRVLNSSSPEGTVLVHRASGRLPVATIAPNKPEQGSYLPVLKIVSKASTQKTPEKLKEEETKEEGKATKPARNALEKLTAAVRSMEELYSFNRNEWKRKSDPLPMMTDSHVLSLIASEEREGVVGAEGDQDRLSKRLGEVEERGTGNKAGVVLRGAPIERLQRRNSNPSAESVSARAAAFENLARERPRSLYIPPVHKDVERTQTLQPLPPLPSNRNVFTVSASSIQKTGGVAGKFPQGPSPESPSAVKGIKSQGLRSLKISPATRAPPDEVTNRKSGTNLEKSNSDCENYLTIPLKGSSAAGELPGRTGASREGPLNSSAATLCSLPPLSARSQVPSSSKGSQVSGTSRPAWRTKPDNPRETVAAPPGPQSPEHPPTTIYHQPPLPFTLQGAQPQVLCFSPPSMPAPAPAGPAPVPTDPFQQPQPQQTQRKMLLDVTTGQYYLVDTPVQPMTRRLFDPETGQYVDVPMTSQQQAVAPMSIPVSPLALSPGAYGPTYMIYPGFLPTVLPPNALQPTPIARTPGGSELSPIATESSSKEAAATFTEAPYFMASGQSPASSSSSAPAATSQLVGAKGFAQLHGKPVISITSQPLGPRIIAPPSFDGTTMSFVVEHR; encoded by the coding sequence GAAAGGGACAAGGCTTCACAAGAAACAGCACAtgctttcctttcatttctgggAGTCCCGGGGACAACCTACAGATGCTGCTTTTTCCGTGGCCGATGGCATTCAGATTCCTCTCTGTGGCCGACGGTGCCAGGCAAACAACTGGACAGGGCAGCTCAGCTACAGAACACTGGCCACAGTCTCGGCCAGAGCAGCAGCCCCCCAGCCACAGACCACCTCTGCCACCCCATCCAGGAGCCTTCCCGCCTCCTTCAGGCTTGCTGCGGCCCCGCCACAGGGGCTGAAGAACTGGGAGGTGGTGGCAGCAGTGCCTACAGCTTTGGGGCCAGTCCAGACACGTGGGACCCTGCTTCGGGCAACTCTGCAGCCCCTCCAGAGCCAGAGAGGGACCCAAGACTTCCCCAGCGCTCACCATTGTCTCTTCCTGTGGCTGAAACGTGGGCAAGGGCTCATAATGGAAACTGCCCCTCCTGAGCCGAATTCCGAAGCAAGACAGGAAGAGGTGGGGGTCGGGGTGAGCAGTGCTCAAGACAGCCAGGAGCTCAAGCAGCAGCTGTGGCCACTTCCCAAGCCTTCAGCGTCCTCCCAGAGAGAAGCGAAATATGTGGAGATGTGCGCTTCAGCTGAAGTCCAGAGGGAGAGTCCCCGGACCATGAAACTTACCCTGGGGCACTGCCCTGGGGGTCAGAGGGCCTTGAGGAGCCCAAAGGAGAAAGCCCAAGATGAACCCAGCAGTCAAAAGTGCAAGTCTCCAAGCCCCCAGAAAAATCCTGCCTCTTCTGAACTTGCCAGATCCCAGCATTCTGCCTCTGAAGAGGGTGGCAACTTctcatcttcctcatcttcctctccGGTGAACAAAGCAAAAGAGGATGGCCTTTCCAAAATGGAGGACTCCACCACATCCACGGGGGCTCTGGCCACCTCCTCTTCATCCTTAGGCTTTGAGAGTGAGAGTGGTGAGAGCGAAGTTTGCCAGCCCTTGGGAGGAGAAGTAGGGAAAAAAACAGGAGGAGGGGAAgtaggaggaaaaggagaaggaagaggagggggaggaggggcaggagatgGAACAGAGTGCAGGGACATTATTGCCAAGTCTCAGGGCAGCAGGGACCCCCCTAAAGTCGAAGACGCTCACTACATCACCACCCATGAGATCCAGCTGAGTGAGGTGGAACAGGACATGGATTTTGACGTGGGTCTGGCCTCCCGCTGGGATTTCGAGGACAACAACGTGATCTACTCGTTTGTGGACTATGCTTCCTTTGGTGGCAGCGACGAGACCCCGGGGGACATCACCAGTCCGACCGAAGAGGACGACGACAACAGCTGCTACCTCAGCACCACTCCCAGCACCAATACCACCCGGACGCCCAGCCCCACCAGCAGCGACCTGGCCCGCCCCAACGCAGGCCACAGTGGTCTCAACAACAGCAGCACGGAAGTGGGCAGCGGCCCCTCTGACAGTGGCCCCACTCCCCCACCCACTGAGCCTGGCACTGCCACCCAGAGTGAGTCCTTGCCCGAGACCCCGGAGGTAGCTTCAGGGGCAGCAGCCGCCGCCGCAAGCAGCTGTGGGAGTGCAGCAAGCCAGATCCTCCTATCAATCAAACCGGCTTCCCGGGCTATAAATGAGCCTAGCAACGTGCATGCAAAGCAAAACATTATTTATGCTGCCAAGCATGAAGGCGACATGAGCCTCCGCGTCTCCACAGCTGCTGAACACAATTCAAGTTCGCTGAAGCAAAACCCGGCTGCAGCCGTGGCTCAGGACCATGCAAAGAAATTCATTGCTGTCCCTGCTCGCCTGCAAACCAGGTGCGGGGCCATCCGGGCAAAGGAGCTGGTGGACTACTCCAGCGGAGCCTCCAGTGCCGTGAGCGAACTGGACGATGCAGACAAAGAGGTGCGTAACCTGACCTCCCGGGCCTTCCGGAGCCTGGCTTACCCCTACTTTGAGGCTCTCAACATCAGCTCGAGGGAGTCCTCCACCACGCTCTCCGAGGTGGGCTTTGGGCGCTGGTCTACCTTCCTGGACTTAAAATGTGGGGGTGTTGGGGCCAGGGTGGAGCAGAGCCTCCTCAGAAGCAGTGCGGCCTCTGTGGCTGCAGGTCTGAGGAAGGGCAGTGGGGCCCGGGCCACTGCCGACCAGCTCTACATCCAGTCCAAGAAGTCTCAGACCAAGGCCTTGGAGTTCGTGGTCAGCAAAGTCGAGGGGGAAATCAAACACGTGGAGACGCCCCTGTGTTTCCAGAagcaggtccagacggattcccGCATAGTCAGCCTTTTGGAGCCCCTGAATTTACGCAGTGACAGCAAAGCCAGCTTGGCCCCTGGGCCCAGCAGGGCCACCAAAGGCCCCGGCAAGGGTCCCGGCTCGGCGTACACGGACGACGGCTCCGAGACCTCCGAGGGCAGCAAGCCCTCCCGCGCCGACGGCCCCCAGAAGTCCAAGTTCGCCTCCAGTCTGCTCAAAAATGTCATTTCCAAGAAGATGCAGCGGGAACACGAGTTCAAAATGGAGAGGGGAGAAGTCACGGATACATCCCACCACCTAGCAGCCACCTCCAAGGAGATGGAGGGGGCCCTGGGGAGTGAGAGGCAGCGAGAGAGGGGCCTGCAGAGGCAGAACTCTCGCCACTCCGAGGCCGGTTCTGAGTACACAGTGGTCAGCGTGTCTGATGCAGGCGGGGAGGGATCCGTGGCCGGCACCAAATcccccatcttcaaagccagtacCCCTCGCGAGCGCAGCGCAGGCCCTAGCCGGAACTTCACCGATGGACACATAGAAGTGTGCGAAATTAAAAAGAGTGCCTCAGAGACCGTCAAGGGCATCTTCCTCCGCAGTCAGAACAGTGCGTTCCGGTCATGGAAGGAGAAAGAGGCCGAGAAGCGGGAGGAGCAAGCCCCCATCCGGAAGCTGAAGCTGCCCAAAGGAGATCTCGGGGAGATCTCCGCCAGCAAGAACACCATCATGTCTCGCCTCTTTGTCCCCAACATCCAGCAGACACCCAAGGACAAGCAGCCGGGGAAGCAGGCCACCAAGTACCCTGCTGCCCAGGCCACCTCCACAGCAGTGATCAGACCCAAGGCTCCTGAAATCAAGATCCGGCTGGGGAGTGTGCAGCAGCCGAGCTCAGACTTCAACATTGCCAAGTTGCTCACGCCCAAGCTGGCCGGTGGCAGCGCCTCTAACCTGTTCAAGACCATCGAGGACAACAGCAGGGCACAGCAGAAACTCTTCCGTGGAGACAACCTAGAAAAAGTACCCCATTTCCAGGTGAGAGACATCAGAGACAAGTCCAAGGCTCAAGGGCCCCTCCACCAGGTGAGAGATGTCAGGAAACTAATCAAAGGATCAGGGGATAGCAGTGACAAGGGCAGTGTTACCCCAGAGCAGGGCCTGACTGGACCCAAACCCAGGCAGCTGTCTGCAGCAGCTGGTGGATCTGGATCCCTGTCGCCCATGGTGATTACAtgccaggctgtagtgaaccAGAGGGAAGACAGCATGGACCGAGAGCCCAGGGAGAGCATGGGCAAAGGGGGCGGCAGCAGAGTCTTGAATTCCTCCTCCCCAGAAGGGACAGTCTTGGTTCACAGGGCATCTGGCAGGCTGCCTGTGGCTACCATTGCCCCCAATAAGCCTGAACAGGGCTCATACCTGCCTGTGCTCAAGATTGTCTCCAAAGCTTCCACCCAGAAGACCCCAGAGAAGCTCAAGGAGGAGGAGaccaaggaggaagggaaagccACAAAGCCAGCCCGGAATGCCCTAGAGAAGCTGACTGCAGCGGTGAGGTCCATGGAAGAGTTGTACAGCTTCAACAGGAACGAGTGGAAGCGCAAAAGTGACCCCTTGCCTATGATGACTGACAGCCACGTGCTTTCGCTCATTGCCAGCGAGGAGAGGGAAGGGGTAGTGGGTGCTGAGGGAGACCAGGACAGGCTGTCCAAACGGCTGGGTGAGGTAGAAGAGCGGGGCACAGGAAACAAAGCTGGTGTGGTCCTGCGAGGGGCCCCTATAGAACGTCTGCAGCGGAGAAACTCCAACCCCAGCGCTGAGAGTGTGTCTGCAAGGGCAGCGGCCTTTGAGAACCTGGCCAGGGAAAGACCCCGATCTCTCTACATTCCCCCAGTCCACAAGGATGTGGAGAGAACCCAAACCCTGCAGCCCCTCCCACCACTCCCCAGCAACCGGAACGTGTTCACAGTGAGTGCCAGCAGCATCCAGAAAACTGGGGGTGTCGCTGGGAAGTTCCCACAAGGACCTTCTCCAGAGAGTCCTTCAGCAGTTAAGGGCATCAAATCGCAGGGACTCCGGTCCCTCAAGATCTCTCCAGCCACCCGGGCACCTCCTGATGAGGTGACCAACAGGAAAAGTGGCACCAATTTGGAGAAGAGCAACAGTGACTGTGAGAATTACCTGACCATCCCTCTTAAAGGAAGCTCTGCTGCAGGGGAACTTCCTGGCAGGACTGGGGCTTCCAGGGAGGGACCCCTCAACTCCTCAGCCGCCACTCTCTGCAGTTTACCCCCACTGAGTGCCCGCAGTCAGGTCCCCAGTAGCTCCAAAGGCTCTCAGGTTAGTGGAACCAGCCGACCAGCTTGGCGTACTAAACCTGACAACCCCCGGGAGACAGTAGCTGCCCCCCCAGGGCCACAGAGCCCTGAGCATCCCCCCACCACCATCTACCACCAACCGCCACTGCCCTTCACCCTACAGGGGGCCCAGCCCCAGGTCCTCTGCTTCTCCCCACCCAGCATGCCTGCCCCagcacctgcaggcccagctccGGTCCCTACAGACCCCTTCCAGCAGCCACAGCCTCAGCAGACCCAGCGTAAGATGCTCCTGGATGTGACAACTGGCCAGTATTATCTGGTGGACACACCAGTACAGCCCATGACCCGAAGACTGTTTGACCCTGAGACAGGGCAGTATGTGGATGTGCCCATGACCTCCCAGCAGCAGGCTGTGGCTCCCATGTCCATCCCTGTGTCTCCCTTGGCCCTGAGTCCTGGGGCTTATGGACCCACCTACATGATTTACCCTGGGTTTCTGCCCACCGTGCTGCCCCCCAATGCCCTGCAGCCCACACCAATTGCTCGTActccaggaggcagtgagcttTCCCCAATAGCCACAGAGTCTTCCAGCAAAGAGGCAGCTGCAACGTTCACTGAGGCTCCATACTTCATGGCTTCTGGTCAGTCTCCAGCCTCCTCATCTTCCTCAGCCCCAGCAGCCACATCCCAGCTTGTAGGGGCCAAGGGCTTTGCCCAGCTGCATGGCAAGCCTGTCATCAGCATTACTTCGCAGCCCCTGGGGCCACGGATCATTGCTCCTCCTTCCTTTGATGGCACCACCATGAGCTTTGTGGTAGAACACAGATGA
- the C3H4orf54 gene encoding uncharacterized protein C4orf54 homolog isoform X1, with product MGHSSGSHFLFEPPSKPHCTLEGKGTRLHKKQHMLSFHFWESRGQPTDAAFSVADGIQIPLCGRRCQANNWTGQLSYRTLATVSARAAAPQPQTTSATPSRSLPASFRLAAAPPQGLKNWEVVAAVPTALGPVQTRGTLLRATLQPLQSQRGTQDFPSAHHCLFLWLKRGQGLIMETAPPEPNSEARQEEVGVGVSSAQDSQELKQQLWPLPKPSASSQREAKYVEMCASAEVQRESPRTMKLTLGHCPGGQRALRSPKEKAQDEPSSQKCKSPSPQKNPASSELARSQHSASEEGGNFSSSSSSSPVNKAKEDGLSKMEDSTTSTGALATSSSSLGFESESGESEVCQPLGGEVGKKTGGGEVGGKGEGRGGGGGAGDGTECRDIIAKSQGSRDPPKVEDAHYITTHEIQLSEVEQDMDFDVGLASRWDFEDNNVIYSFVDYASFGGSDETPGDITSPTEEDDDNSCYLSTTPSTNTTRTPSPTSSDLARPNAGHSGLNNSSTEVGSGPSDSGPTPPPTEPGTATQSESLPETPEVASGAAAAAASSCGSAASQILLSIKPASRAINEPSNVHAKQNIIYAAKHEGDMSLRVSTAAEHNSSSLKQNPAAAVAQDHAKKFIAVPARLQTRCGAIRAKELVDYSSGASSAVSELDDADKEVRNLTSRAFRSLAYPYFEALNISSRESSTTLSEVGFGRWSTFLDLKCGGVGARVEQSLLRSSAASVAAGLRKGSGARATADQLYIQSKKSQTKALEFVVSKVEGEIKHVETPLCFQKQVQTDSRIVSLLEPLNLRSDSKASLAPGPSRATKGPGKGPGSAYTDDGSETSEGSKPSRADGPQKSKFASSLLKNVISKKMQREHEFKMERGEVTDTSHHLAATSKEMEGALGSERQRERGLQRQNSRHSEAGSEYTVVSVSDAGGEGSVAGTKSPIFKASTPRERSAGPSRNFTDGHIEVCEIKKSASETVKGIFLRSQNSAFRSWKEKEAEKREEQAPIRKLKLPKGDLGEISASKNTIMSRLFVPNIQQTPKDKQPGKQATKYPAAQATSTAVIRPKAPEIKIRLGSVQQPSSDFNIAKLLTPKLAGGSASNLFKTIEDNSRAQQKLFRGDNLEKVPHFQVRDIRDKSKAQGPLHQVRDVRKLIKGSGDSSDKGSVTPEQGLTGPKPRQLSAAAGGSGSLSPMVITCQAVVNQREDSMDREPRESMGKGGGSRVLNSSSPEGTVLVHRASGRLPVATIAPNKPEQGSYLPVLKIVSKASTQKTPEKLKEEETKEEGKATKPARNALEKLTAAVRSMEELYSFNRNEWKRKSDPLPMMTDSHVLSLIASEEREGVVGAEGDQDRLSKRLGEVEERGTGNKAGVVLRGAPIERLQRRNSNPSAESVSARAAAFENLARERPRSLYIPPVHKDVERTQTLQPLPPLPSNRNVFTVSASSIQKTGGVAGKFPQGPSPESPSAVKGIKSQGLRSLKISPATRAPPDEVTNRKSGTNLEKSNSDCENYLTIPLKGSSAAGELPGRTGASREGPLNSSAATLCSLPPLSARSQVPSSSKGSQVSGTSRPAWRTKPDNPRETVAAPPGPQSPEHPPTTIYHQPPLPFTLQGAQPQVLCFSPPSMPAPAPAGPAPVPTDPFQQPQPQQTQRKMLLDVTTGQYYLVDTPVQPMTRRLFDPETGQYVDVPMTSQQQAVAPMSIPVSPLALSPGAYGPTYMIYPGFLPTVLPPNALQPTPIARTPGGSELSPIATESSSKEAAATFTEAPYFMASGQSPASSSSSAPAATSQLVGAKGFAQLHGKPVISITSQPLGPRIIAPPSFDGTTMSFVVEHR from the exons ATGGGGCATTCCAGTGGGTCACATTTCCTCTTTGAACCTCCCTCCAAGCCACACTGTACTCTTGAAGG GAAAGGGACAAGGCTTCACAAGAAACAGCACAtgctttcctttcatttctgggAGTCCCGGGGACAACCTACAGATGCTGCTTTTTCCGTGGCCGATGGCATTCAGATTCCTCTCTGTGGCCGACGGTGCCAGGCAAACAACTGGACAGGGCAGCTCAGCTACAGAACACTGGCCACAGTCTCGGCCAGAGCAGCAGCCCCCCAGCCACAGACCACCTCTGCCACCCCATCCAGGAGCCTTCCCGCCTCCTTCAGGCTTGCTGCGGCCCCGCCACAGGGGCTGAAGAACTGGGAGGTGGTGGCAGCAGTGCCTACAGCTTTGGGGCCAGTCCAGACACGTGGGACCCTGCTTCGGGCAACTCTGCAGCCCCTCCAGAGCCAGAGAGGGACCCAAGACTTCCCCAGCGCTCACCATTGTCTCTTCCTGTGGCTGAAACGTGGGCAAGGGCTCATAATGGAAACTGCCCCTCCTGAGCCGAATTCCGAAGCAAGACAGGAAGAGGTGGGGGTCGGGGTGAGCAGTGCTCAAGACAGCCAGGAGCTCAAGCAGCAGCTGTGGCCACTTCCCAAGCCTTCAGCGTCCTCCCAGAGAGAAGCGAAATATGTGGAGATGTGCGCTTCAGCTGAAGTCCAGAGGGAGAGTCCCCGGACCATGAAACTTACCCTGGGGCACTGCCCTGGGGGTCAGAGGGCCTTGAGGAGCCCAAAGGAGAAAGCCCAAGATGAACCCAGCAGTCAAAAGTGCAAGTCTCCAAGCCCCCAGAAAAATCCTGCCTCTTCTGAACTTGCCAGATCCCAGCATTCTGCCTCTGAAGAGGGTGGCAACTTctcatcttcctcatcttcctctccGGTGAACAAAGCAAAAGAGGATGGCCTTTCCAAAATGGAGGACTCCACCACATCCACGGGGGCTCTGGCCACCTCCTCTTCATCCTTAGGCTTTGAGAGTGAGAGTGGTGAGAGCGAAGTTTGCCAGCCCTTGGGAGGAGAAGTAGGGAAAAAAACAGGAGGAGGGGAAgtaggaggaaaaggagaaggaagaggagggggaggaggggcaggagatgGAACAGAGTGCAGGGACATTATTGCCAAGTCTCAGGGCAGCAGGGACCCCCCTAAAGTCGAAGACGCTCACTACATCACCACCCATGAGATCCAGCTGAGTGAGGTGGAACAGGACATGGATTTTGACGTGGGTCTGGCCTCCCGCTGGGATTTCGAGGACAACAACGTGATCTACTCGTTTGTGGACTATGCTTCCTTTGGTGGCAGCGACGAGACCCCGGGGGACATCACCAGTCCGACCGAAGAGGACGACGACAACAGCTGCTACCTCAGCACCACTCCCAGCACCAATACCACCCGGACGCCCAGCCCCACCAGCAGCGACCTGGCCCGCCCCAACGCAGGCCACAGTGGTCTCAACAACAGCAGCACGGAAGTGGGCAGCGGCCCCTCTGACAGTGGCCCCACTCCCCCACCCACTGAGCCTGGCACTGCCACCCAGAGTGAGTCCTTGCCCGAGACCCCGGAGGTAGCTTCAGGGGCAGCAGCCGCCGCCGCAAGCAGCTGTGGGAGTGCAGCAAGCCAGATCCTCCTATCAATCAAACCGGCTTCCCGGGCTATAAATGAGCCTAGCAACGTGCATGCAAAGCAAAACATTATTTATGCTGCCAAGCATGAAGGCGACATGAGCCTCCGCGTCTCCACAGCTGCTGAACACAATTCAAGTTCGCTGAAGCAAAACCCGGCTGCAGCCGTGGCTCAGGACCATGCAAAGAAATTCATTGCTGTCCCTGCTCGCCTGCAAACCAGGTGCGGGGCCATCCGGGCAAAGGAGCTGGTGGACTACTCCAGCGGAGCCTCCAGTGCCGTGAGCGAACTGGACGATGCAGACAAAGAGGTGCGTAACCTGACCTCCCGGGCCTTCCGGAGCCTGGCTTACCCCTACTTTGAGGCTCTCAACATCAGCTCGAGGGAGTCCTCCACCACGCTCTCCGAGGTGGGCTTTGGGCGCTGGTCTACCTTCCTGGACTTAAAATGTGGGGGTGTTGGGGCCAGGGTGGAGCAGAGCCTCCTCAGAAGCAGTGCGGCCTCTGTGGCTGCAGGTCTGAGGAAGGGCAGTGGGGCCCGGGCCACTGCCGACCAGCTCTACATCCAGTCCAAGAAGTCTCAGACCAAGGCCTTGGAGTTCGTGGTCAGCAAAGTCGAGGGGGAAATCAAACACGTGGAGACGCCCCTGTGTTTCCAGAagcaggtccagacggattcccGCATAGTCAGCCTTTTGGAGCCCCTGAATTTACGCAGTGACAGCAAAGCCAGCTTGGCCCCTGGGCCCAGCAGGGCCACCAAAGGCCCCGGCAAGGGTCCCGGCTCGGCGTACACGGACGACGGCTCCGAGACCTCCGAGGGCAGCAAGCCCTCCCGCGCCGACGGCCCCCAGAAGTCCAAGTTCGCCTCCAGTCTGCTCAAAAATGTCATTTCCAAGAAGATGCAGCGGGAACACGAGTTCAAAATGGAGAGGGGAGAAGTCACGGATACATCCCACCACCTAGCAGCCACCTCCAAGGAGATGGAGGGGGCCCTGGGGAGTGAGAGGCAGCGAGAGAGGGGCCTGCAGAGGCAGAACTCTCGCCACTCCGAGGCCGGTTCTGAGTACACAGTGGTCAGCGTGTCTGATGCAGGCGGGGAGGGATCCGTGGCCGGCACCAAATcccccatcttcaaagccagtacCCCTCGCGAGCGCAGCGCAGGCCCTAGCCGGAACTTCACCGATGGACACATAGAAGTGTGCGAAATTAAAAAGAGTGCCTCAGAGACCGTCAAGGGCATCTTCCTCCGCAGTCAGAACAGTGCGTTCCGGTCATGGAAGGAGAAAGAGGCCGAGAAGCGGGAGGAGCAAGCCCCCATCCGGAAGCTGAAGCTGCCCAAAGGAGATCTCGGGGAGATCTCCGCCAGCAAGAACACCATCATGTCTCGCCTCTTTGTCCCCAACATCCAGCAGACACCCAAGGACAAGCAGCCGGGGAAGCAGGCCACCAAGTACCCTGCTGCCCAGGCCACCTCCACAGCAGTGATCAGACCCAAGGCTCCTGAAATCAAGATCCGGCTGGGGAGTGTGCAGCAGCCGAGCTCAGACTTCAACATTGCCAAGTTGCTCACGCCCAAGCTGGCCGGTGGCAGCGCCTCTAACCTGTTCAAGACCATCGAGGACAACAGCAGGGCACAGCAGAAACTCTTCCGTGGAGACAACCTAGAAAAAGTACCCCATTTCCAGGTGAGAGACATCAGAGACAAGTCCAAGGCTCAAGGGCCCCTCCACCAGGTGAGAGATGTCAGGAAACTAATCAAAGGATCAGGGGATAGCAGTGACAAGGGCAGTGTTACCCCAGAGCAGGGCCTGACTGGACCCAAACCCAGGCAGCTGTCTGCAGCAGCTGGTGGATCTGGATCCCTGTCGCCCATGGTGATTACAtgccaggctgtagtgaaccAGAGGGAAGACAGCATGGACCGAGAGCCCAGGGAGAGCATGGGCAAAGGGGGCGGCAGCAGAGTCTTGAATTCCTCCTCCCCAGAAGGGACAGTCTTGGTTCACAGGGCATCTGGCAGGCTGCCTGTGGCTACCATTGCCCCCAATAAGCCTGAACAGGGCTCATACCTGCCTGTGCTCAAGATTGTCTCCAAAGCTTCCACCCAGAAGACCCCAGAGAAGCTCAAGGAGGAGGAGaccaaggaggaagggaaagccACAAAGCCAGCCCGGAATGCCCTAGAGAAGCTGACTGCAGCGGTGAGGTCCATGGAAGAGTTGTACAGCTTCAACAGGAACGAGTGGAAGCGCAAAAGTGACCCCTTGCCTATGATGACTGACAGCCACGTGCTTTCGCTCATTGCCAGCGAGGAGAGGGAAGGGGTAGTGGGTGCTGAGGGAGACCAGGACAGGCTGTCCAAACGGCTGGGTGAGGTAGAAGAGCGGGGCACAGGAAACAAAGCTGGTGTGGTCCTGCGAGGGGCCCCTATAGAACGTCTGCAGCGGAGAAACTCCAACCCCAGCGCTGAGAGTGTGTCTGCAAGGGCAGCGGCCTTTGAGAACCTGGCCAGGGAAAGACCCCGATCTCTCTACATTCCCCCAGTCCACAAGGATGTGGAGAGAACCCAAACCCTGCAGCCCCTCCCACCACTCCCCAGCAACCGGAACGTGTTCACAGTGAGTGCCAGCAGCATCCAGAAAACTGGGGGTGTCGCTGGGAAGTTCCCACAAGGACCTTCTCCAGAGAGTCCTTCAGCAGTTAAGGGCATCAAATCGCAGGGACTCCGGTCCCTCAAGATCTCTCCAGCCACCCGGGCACCTCCTGATGAGGTGACCAACAGGAAAAGTGGCACCAATTTGGAGAAGAGCAACAGTGACTGTGAGAATTACCTGACCATCCCTCTTAAAGGAAGCTCTGCTGCAGGGGAACTTCCTGGCAGGACTGGGGCTTCCAGGGAGGGACCCCTCAACTCCTCAGCCGCCACTCTCTGCAGTTTACCCCCACTGAGTGCCCGCAGTCAGGTCCCCAGTAGCTCCAAAGGCTCTCAGGTTAGTGGAACCAGCCGACCAGCTTGGCGTACTAAACCTGACAACCCCCGGGAGACAGTAGCTGCCCCCCCAGGGCCACAGAGCCCTGAGCATCCCCCCACCACCATCTACCACCAACCGCCACTGCCCTTCACCCTACAGGGGGCCCAGCCCCAGGTCCTCTGCTTCTCCCCACCCAGCATGCCTGCCCCagcacctgcaggcccagctccGGTCCCTACAGACCCCTTCCAGCAGCCACAGCCTCAGCAGACCCAGCGTAAGATGCTCCTGGATGTGACAACTGGCCAGTATTATCTGGTGGACACACCAGTACAGCCCATGACCCGAAGACTGTTTGACCCTGAGACAGGGCAGTATGTGGATGTGCCCATGACCTCCCAGCAGCAGGCTGTGGCTCCCATGTCCATCCCTGTGTCTCCCTTGGCCCTGAGTCCTGGGGCTTATGGACCCACCTACATGATTTACCCTGGGTTTCTGCCCACCGTGCTGCCCCCCAATGCCCTGCAGCCCACACCAATTGCTCGTActccaggaggcagtgagcttTCCCCAATAGCCACAGAGTCTTCCAGCAAAGAGGCAGCTGCAACGTTCACTGAGGCTCCATACTTCATGGCTTCTGGTCAGTCTCCAGCCTCCTCATCTTCCTCAGCCCCAGCAGCCACATCCCAGCTTGTAGGGGCCAAGGGCTTTGCCCAGCTGCATGGCAAGCCTGTCATCAGCATTACTTCGCAGCCCCTGGGGCCACGGATCATTGCTCCTCCTTCCTTTGATGGCACCACCATGAGCTTTGTGGTAGAACACAGATGA